A genomic stretch from Ureibacillus composti includes:
- a CDS encoding recombinase family protein, translating to MRYGYARVSTQGQDLEVQLQQLESEGCDKIYSEKFTGTKADRPQLQEVLDLLQEGDTLVVTKLDRLARNTVEGIEIVKELFAKGVRVHVLNVGLLENTTMGRFFLTTLLAVAEMERNLIVERTQEGKAVAKQSPDFKEGRPKKYTKKQIDHALQLLETHSYTQVEELTGISKSTMIRAKKKAIVEKYFNKAFEQKVELPKRLV from the coding sequence ATGAGATACGGATATGCAAGGGTATCAACGCAAGGGCAGGACTTAGAAGTACAACTACAACAATTAGAAAGTGAAGGTTGCGATAAGATTTATTCGGAGAAGTTTACCGGCACTAAAGCAGATAGACCACAATTACAAGAGGTTTTAGACCTTTTACAAGAAGGTGACACATTAGTAGTAACTAAACTAGACCGACTAGCTAGAAATACAGTAGAAGGCATCGAGATAGTGAAGGAATTGTTTGCTAAAGGTGTGAGAGTTCATGTGCTAAATGTGGGGCTATTAGAAAATACAACGATGGGTCGTTTCTTCTTAACAACCTTATTAGCCGTTGCTGAAATGGAAAGAAACTTAATTGTAGAACGTACTCAAGAGGGAAAAGCTGTGGCTAAACAAAGCCCAGACTTTAAAGAGGGTCGCCCTAAGAAGTACACTAAAAAACAGATTGACCACGCATTACAATTGTTAGAAACACATTCATATACACAAGTTGAAGAGTTAACTGGAATATCCAAAAGTACAATGATTCGTGCTAAAAAGAAGGCAATAGTTGAAAAATATTTCAATAAAGCTTTTGAACAAAAAGTTGAATTACCTAAAAGACTGGTATGA